One Cryptomeria japonica chromosome 9, Sugi_1.0, whole genome shotgun sequence genomic window carries:
- the LOC131077062 gene encoding uncharacterized protein LOC131077062 isoform X2, with amino-acid sequence MHLNVSRFFLCSFLCVFFFFYGCFLFCGYCCEGYIAEIKFATEVLIVYFFSFFCSRSRRNICKRMWRWDIFAYDQKEEDIFVDGCGDVKSLSIIKRCEMSIVQLCFGLEEIIQQKNVKESYN; translated from the exons ATGCATTTGAATGTTTCTCGTTTCTTTCTGTGTTCATTTTTGTGcgtgttttttttcttttatggtTGTTTTTTGTTTTGTGGTTATTGTTGTGAGGGTTACATCGCAGAGATCAAATTTGCGACGGAAGTTTTAATTGTATACTTTTTCAGCTTCTTCTGCTCTCGAAGCAGAAGAAATATCTGTAAACGGATGTGGCGATGGGACATCTTTGCCTATGATCAAAAGG AAGAAGATATATTTGTAGACGGATGTGGCGATGTGAAATCTTTGTCTATAATCAAAAG GTGTGAAATGAGCATTGTGCAGCTTTgctttggattggaagaaataatacaacaaaaaaatgtcaaagaatcCTACAATTAA
- the LOC131077062 gene encoding uncharacterized protein LOC131077062 isoform X3 gives MHLNVSRFFLCSFLCVFFFFYGCFLFCGYCCEGYIAEIKFATEVLIVYFFSFFCSRSRRNICKRMWRWDIFAYDQKEEDIFVDGCGDVKSLSIIKSFALDWKK, from the exons ATGCATTTGAATGTTTCTCGTTTCTTTCTGTGTTCATTTTTGTGcgtgttttttttcttttatggtTGTTTTTTGTTTTGTGGTTATTGTTGTGAGGGTTACATCGCAGAGATCAAATTTGCGACGGAAGTTTTAATTGTATACTTTTTCAGCTTCTTCTGCTCTCGAAGCAGAAGAAATATCTGTAAACGGATGTGGCGATGGGACATCTTTGCCTATGATCAAAAGG AAGAAGATATATTTGTAGACGGATGTGGCGATGTGAAATCTTTGTCTATAATCAAAAG CTTTgctttggattggaagaaataa
- the LOC131077062 gene encoding uncharacterized protein LOC131077062 isoform X1 has translation MHLNVSRFFLCSFLCVFFFFYGCFLFCGYCCEGYIAEIKFATEVLIVYFFSFFCSRSRRNICKRMWRWDIFAYDQKEEDIFVDGCGDVKSLSIIKRCEMSIVQLCFGLEEIIQKKIVKESFNLKDVNSLVGND, from the exons ATGCATTTGAATGTTTCTCGTTTCTTTCTGTGTTCATTTTTGTGcgtgttttttttcttttatggtTGTTTTTTGTTTTGTGGTTATTGTTGTGAGGGTTACATCGCAGAGATCAAATTTGCGACGGAAGTTTTAATTGTATACTTTTTCAGCTTCTTCTGCTCTCGAAGCAGAAGAAATATCTGTAAACGGATGTGGCGATGGGACATCTTTGCCTATGATCAAAAGG AAGAAGATATATTTGTAGACGGATGTGGCGATGTGAAATCTTTGTCTATAATCAAAAG GTGTGAAATGAGCATTGTGCAGCTTTgttttggattggaagaaataatacaaaaaaaaattgtcaaagaaTCCTTTAATTTAAAGGATGTAAATAGCTTAGTTGGTAATGACTGA